The Triticum aestivum cultivar Chinese Spring chromosome 5A, IWGSC CS RefSeq v2.1, whole genome shotgun sequence genomic sequence CTACTACTATTTATACGGCCAATTaccctcaaccatcatatgctataCATCACGTTAGTAATTTTTCGTCACCTTATGCTACTGTTGATATTCATAATTTGGCTACACCTTTATAAATATAGCCGAATAGGTGAAAATTTTGCAAGAGCCCATATGCCTTTATGTTGGTGCAATAATTTGCCTCATGGTGTTTGGAGATTGTTGTCATAAACAGTATGACTAATGTGTTTACTAGCGCACACAGAGTGACAAGTCAATGAAGTCATGTGGAGTTTCGTACAAACTCCGAAGATAATCTCTTGCGAGGCAGTGAAGATTATCACCGAAGATTATGCCTGTCGAAAGTGACCCGCCCAAATTGCTGAcgtgaagcaattggttcggtgtctgtccgaagaaattgactgcaACCGAGAAGACGAAGCAAAGATGTAGCATTTGTTTTGttgttcttctttctttttcttgagtcataggacaaCCGTattattaagaggggtatagtgtTCGAAGCTTACcgttctctgatgctaaacccgaATCCTGTGTAAgatgagagaaatctctttgtgttcagAATACATACTAGTCAGCAAGAGATGAAGTTCTTCGCTACGAAAGATTTGATTCGGACCGACTAAATAAGCGCACTAGATTTcggatgtatacaaaaaatgtaaacTGTGTGTGGAAGAAAGTGAAAACCAAAGAAAAGTAATGAAGAccgggaaagaaaagaaaaaaaccaaaaacatGAAGAATAACCGATGCATAACAGTAGAAGACAGTGAAAaccaaaaaaatctaattaaaacTGAGAAAATGTaggggaaaacaaaaacaaaaaggaaacaaaagaaaCCGAAGAAAAAACGAAAACCGCAAAAAACAGGAAAAAGTACTATTGAAAGCAATACACCGCATTGTAAATCAGTGCCTTGTAGCGGTCTGGTAAAGCTTCAGGCGAGACCAGGCTACATCTCGTTGTAAGCGAGATATAGCCATGGCAGAGGAGGAGAGCAGCGCCGGGTACAAGATTGGGACCTCTACATGGGCTGAGCACACTGGACCCAATTGTGCCGCTTCGGCCCGGGCTAAAACTGGCTTGGCTCAATGGCCCAAACCAGCCCAAAGATGGCTCGGCTTTTCCTTCTCGGGCCAACCAAAACCTCGGTCGATCCGTCCGGCGCCAGCATTTCCTCCGGCAAGAGCATGCTCTTTGTTAAGTATTCCATCTGTTAAACAGTTAACctatttttgtgaatgtctcaaaaaCAAAACCTACTTTTCTGACATTTATTCGATTACACAAAACGATGAACTTCGCCATTTCTCGGACATATAAATAACCTGTTCACACACCCATCAGGCTAAGACAGGACAGCACCTCGGCACTATATAAATCACTCCtcccgtaaagaaatataagagcatttagatagtgatctaaatgctcttatatttctttacataggGAGTACAAATAAGGACAGGCTCTCTCCCTCTGAGGGGTCTCAGTAAGGTCTATATAAACCTCTCGGCAGTCATTATAGCAGAACAGAGAATCTCACAAGGGGTTGCTACTTTGGCACTATATACATTACAAATAAAGATGTTATTTCTTCTAATATATCTAGAGACTACAGTACATATATGTGGTCATAGCTAAGTATCCATCACACTACGCCCACCATAGAAACAACATCCAGTAGCTTGGCATCCCTATTCTGTCAGCCACTTCCAGAGTCTGCACGACGTGTAACAAATAATAACACAACGTGAGTGTCTTTTGCATGCAAGCAATATCTAATCCACATTCTTTGCAAAATGTCACACAACTCAAAGTTAGCGCCCATCCACAAACCTACAAGCACAAACATACATCTCTTgttccaaaaaaaaaaaactaaaaatttcAAGTCTACAAATGGAAGATCAATGCTTTGCTAAAAGAAACATGGATGAAGTCTGTTTTCTACAATGTACTTGCTGCACACCACCTATTAACCAAAACGATAAACTCCCAAAATATCAGCATACTTTATGGTGTGGTATGATTATTTTAAAGATATAATCATATAATTATTGTAAGAGTGTATTGCACAATGCATACAACTATATGATCTTACATACTTAACACTAGCATTATGTCTGGATAATTATTATCTACAAAAAATGGAATATACATACTTGAGAATTGAACTAATAATCTGGATACTAATTTGTAGACGGGGCTAGTTAAAAGAGGAGATGTGTACCTAGCTTGTAATAACTTCTCCAAGTTTTGATAATTTTGCACTCAACTGTACGGTGCTTCGTTCTTCTTTGAGTGTGTGAAACACCCCAACCTATGGAGTTAGCAAAACAAATCTCTTAGTACTAGCATCTTGCTAATAATACTTCGGTACACAGGAATGGATGGTGGTGGTCAAGCAAACAGCCGTTATAATATAGAAATGAACTTACAGAAATATGAACTTCAGCAAGGCCCTTGCATGTGCTCATCAGCATATTCTCCAACTGATAATTACAGAGAAAAAACATTGCACTCAAGACCGTGAAGCTACCAACTATCACACAAATGTAATTTATTTTCAACTCACTAACCTAACAAAATCTCTAATACACCCACCTCAATTGTGGTAGAAACAGGTTTTCCATTGATAGATTCAATAACATCACCTTTTTGGATTCCGAGTATCTCAGCATTAGATCCTTTCGACACCTAGGGTTCAATTGCCAAATAGTTATACCATATACACATGGGAAAAAGAGCACCTTCAGGAAGCCATTACATACCTCTTGAACAATAAGACCATGATCAATGTTATACATACGCCATAACATGTCAACATGAGCAGGCTCTAGATGCTTGATGGCCTCAAACATCATCCCAAGATGGGGCCGAGCGATGAACCTGCACCAAATCAGACACCATTTAACATATTTCGAGCCAGGTATACAGGAGTAAGTAACCCTTCCACGATAAGCAATCTTTGGTGGAATTCAACTTCTATCTAACATGTTAAAAAAACGGTAACAAACTATTTTGATTCGAATAAAGCTCAAAAAGACCCTAAGGGGACAACAAAGCCTTTGGATCATTCACAGTAGTTGAAAAATGCTAAAAGACGGTTTTTCATGATATTACGTAAAGTAAAACATCATATTTCAATATGATCGAGAACAACTAAGTACCACAAAAAAAACATTTGAATATCTCCTAGGTTTCAGGAAAATTGTCCATTAAGAGAAAACCTAAAACATAGTTTTTCATTTAACTTCACTCTACAATTTGGCTAAAGACATGCGAAGCAGAATTATAAAGTCTTATCAGTTCCTTCTTATAAATAGTTGTCATCATGAACCATTTTGTAGTCTCGTTGTGGTCCCACTTGTTTATTTCTAGTTCTTGATTTGCTTATAAATAATTATTATTGCAGCCACTTGTTCAGACATACGACTATATACATATACATAAAAAACGGCACTGATCAGGACGTGGagtttctacacccaggagcaaatgctcctggtgtgaacagtagAATCAAATAAACtaaaaaacaattcaaaaaattctgaattttttttgtgcCATACTTTCACAAATGTTTGTTGTGCCTGCAAAATTTCATCGCAAAATCACATTGGTCGTAGACGTGGTAAAAgaaacaaaatcgatgctctgaaaatgttacttacaaaagcattttggagctctgattttgtttttttggcaCGCCTTCCACCAATGTGGTTTCACGATGAAATTTTGCGTGCACAACAAACATTTGTGAAAGTATGTCACAAAATAATTTTAGAATCTTTTGaacattttttctattttttttattttactattcttaccaggagcatttgctcctgggcGTAGAAAGGTACTTCCGCACTGATCACATTTGCTCTGAGAATCTTAACGTAATTTATGGTCATTAAATTGCGCTGTTAAAAATATCGGCCAGTTAATCTCGGCATATCAGACAGTTAATCATGTCTTGGCCACCTGCCGATACAAAACCACCTATTCACGCAATTAACTGGGTGAATCGATTTACTTGTCTGATAAGCTGATTAATTGATTGTCAGACCGAATTATAGGTTGGGCCAATTAAGTGCCTGGGCAATTTTGGCCCAAATTTAGCCCGTTCCCTCCCTTTTCCCAAAGCCTACCGCACATGAGGTTAACCCGTTCGCTCCCTTCTCCCGCTCGTGGAGTAGTAGCCACAGCTCGCGCACTGAGCTGCCGCCGGCGCCCCGCCGGCGTCATCCCCTCCCCGAACAGCGGCCGTACGAGTGCAGCAAGTGCTCCAACATGGAAAAGAAATTCAGATGCAGCCTAGGATATACCCTAGTTAACCTACCTATAAATTCAGTTAATAGGCTGATAAGCCAATTAATCCCTACTCAACAACCCAATCGATATGCTACCAATTACTGAACATTGTTAAATTGCATAAAAGTGAGCAAATAGATAGCTTCAAAAAAATAATTTGACTTCTAACAAAAAGTAAGAAGAAAAAATATGAGAGAACACATTAGCTTAGCATCACCAAATAATCATATAGATGCTATCACAGAGCTGAGAGGAAAAACGCACCGATATTTCTTCCATGAATCCAAACAATTGAGCAAAATGGAAGAAGGTATAAAAGACCCAAATCTCTTAGGGAGGTTGACCATTCCGACAACTTTTTCCTTCAAGTCAATGACTAGGCCCCCATTGTCATACTACAACAATTCATATTGACAAAACATGAGAATTTACAGTAATAAGAAATATGTTACAAAACAAATGACATAGAAAAACTCAAAGTTGTAACAAATGCATTACCCCATTATCATCACCATGGCCATCTGGAGAACGGAAGTGTACATTGTGATACCGCTGATACATGTTTGGATTCTGATATTCTGCCCTAGCATATGTTATCCTTAGATTCAAGGAATTGTCTCTTCCGAGCCGAAAAATGCCTTCGGCAAATTTTACATCTTCTTCACGAAAAGATGGTAACTTGATAGGTTGATCCACCTCAACATTCAAGAAAGCGATATCGTAATGGGGCTGGTAGTAGACCAGATCACCCTTTGCACAGGTGCCATTTAGCAAATGAACAGTGACCTGAAAAGAAATTTCCGGAAAACATTGTATTAGAGATTTGAAAATATGATGTATCGAAGGCCAATATAGCACCCCCCAAAAGAAACATGACCTTTGCACTGGTGGAATCTAACAAAGGAACATTGACCTAAAAAAGATGCAGAACAGATTATATAAGATTTTTGAACAATGCTTAGTAAGCAAACACATGTGCCGTTTCCATATTGTTATTATTAGGAAAGGCCAATAGTAGCACACACACAAAAAGCAAGAGAATTGCAACTAGTTAGATTTATACCAAAGATTTATATAGTTATTTATTTGGGGGTGGAAGTGGTTGGGCTGGAAAAGAATGATACAAGGGTAGGAAGGAACACTACAATTAACTCACATCAGCATGTGGAGCATACTCTTCACCGCCTGACCAGCCGCTGTCAGGAGAATCCTTTGTGCGAATCAGCCACGCAGTTGTCAAAACAAGGCCGGTTTTCTTCTCCTCGTCCCAATCGACCCAGAAGCCCGAGCACCGTCTCAGCGGTTCACCATCTGTGTGTGATTCAAGCACGGTCGATACACACATTAAGTTGATGGATCGATCAAATCCAAAACAAAGAGGGTGCATATACACATACTACATCTAACATATAAAGCCTCCTAGAGTGGTAGTCTAACATATAAAGCCTCCTAGAGTGGTAGTCACAACGAAGGCCTTGAGCGCACGGTACCACGGGAGAGAAAAAAGACCACCGCACCGCGCCGCGCGTGGGGGTGCAGCGCACCACGCGAAGGGAAAAAACCACCGCGCCGTGGTGAGCCCCGCGCCCGTCCGCTTTCTCCTCCATCCCCCTCGTTTCCAACCCTAAAATCTTTTCCCCCTACATCCGCTCATCCCCACCACTCCCTCGACAACGGTGGCGGCGGCCCCCtctggtggcggaggaggaggggggagatggtggcgcggcggctgttgggtttcgtagtaatttcaaaaaatttcctacgcacacgcaagatcatgtgatgcatatagcaacgagaggggagtgtatcttcatacccttgaagattgctaagcggaagcgtttatcaacgcggttgatgtagtcgtacgtcttcacggcccgaccgatcaagcaccgaaactacggcatctccgagttctagcacacgttcagctcgatgacgtccctcgaactccgatccagccgagtgtcgagggagagttccgtcagcacgacggcgtggtgacgatcttgatgttctaccgtcgcagggcttcgcctaagcacagctacgatattatcgaggtggactatggtggaggggggcaccgcacacggctaagagatccaagggatcaattgttgtgtctttggtgctagccctgcccctctatttatatgttgagccccggggtcgaaacttggagcaaaagcctcctcaaagtcggtttttcccgaaaggcaagagtcccactcggactccaggaccaaacgccacaatccttggcgtctggcccagacgccatgggcctcggcgtatggcccagggccagacgacagggtctccggcgtttggccccctggcctccgcaaaactccttttgcaccgatctaaagcctcatgggcttgaccccttggcctaaccatgtcatccaatatatgaatctttacgtctcgaccatttcgagactcctcgtcatgtccccaatctcatccgggactccgaaatccttcggtacatcaaaacatgtaaactcataatataactgtcatcgtaaccttaagcgtgcggaccctacgggttcgagaacaatgtagacatgaccgagacacgtctccggtcaataaccaatagcgggacctggatgcccatattggctcctacatattctacgaagatctttatcggtcagaccgcataacaacatacgttgttccctttgtcatcggtatgttacttgcccgagattcgatcgtcggtatccaatacctagttcaatctcgttactggcaagtctctttactcgttccgtaatacatcatctcacaactaacatattagttgcagtgcttgcaaggcttatgtgatgtgcattaccgagagggcccagagatacctctccgacaatcggagtgacaaatcctaatctcgaaatacgctaacccaacatctacttttggagacacctgtaatgctcctttataatcacccagttacgttgtgacgtttggtagcacccaaggtgttcctccggcaaacgggagttgcataatctcatagttataggaacatgtataagtcatgaagaaagcaatagcaacatactaaacgatcaggtgctaagctaatggaatgggtcatgtcaatcagatcattcaactaatgatgtgaccttgttactcaaataacaactctttgtctatggttaggaaacataaccatctttgattaacgagctagtcaagtagaggcatactagtgacactctgtttgtctatgtattcacacatgtattatgtttccggttaatacaattctagcatgaataataaacatttatcatgatataaggaaataaataataactttattattgcctttagggcatatttccttcagtctcccacttgcactagagtcaataatctagttcacatcgccatgtgatttaacagcaatagttcacatcaccatgtgattaacacccatagttcacatcgctatgtgaccaacacccaaagggtttactagattcagtaatctagttcacatcgctatgtgattaacacccaaggagtactaaggtttgatcatgttttgcttgtgagagaatcttagtcaacgggtctgccacattcagatcctcatgtattttgcaaatttctatgtcaacaatgctctgcatggagctactctagctaattgcttccactttcaatatgtatccagattgagacttagcgtcatctggatcagtgtaaaagtttgcactgatgtaacttttacaacaaactcttttatcacctccataatcgagaaacatctccttagtccttactaaggatattcttgaccaatatccagtgatctactcctagatcactattatactcccttgccagaTACAGAGCAagatatacaataggtctggtacatagcatagcatactttatagaacctatgactgaggcatagggaatgacttttcattctcttcctattttctgctgtggtcgggatttgagtcttactcaatttcatacctttgcaacacaggcaagaactctttctttaactgttccattttgaactatttcaaaatcttgtcaaggtatgtactcattgaaaatcttatcaagcgtcttgatctatctcaatagatcttgatgctcaatatataagtagcttttactgaggtcttttctttttaaagaactcctttaaaacactcctttatgctttgcagaaaaattctacatcatttctgatcaacaatatgtcactcacatatactaatcagaaaggctgtagtgctcccactcactttattgtaaatacaggcttcatcgtaagtccatataaaactatatgctttgatcaacttatcaaagagtatattccaactccgagatgcttgcaccagtccatagatggatcgctggagcttgcacattttgttagcacctttaggattgacaaaaccttctggttgcatcatatacaactcttctttaataaatccattaaggaatgcagttttgacatccatttgccagatttcataaaatgtggcaattgctaacatgattcagatagacttaagcatcgatacgagtgagaaaacctcatcgtattcaacaccttgaacttgttgaaaaacttttgcaacaagtcgagcttggtagatagtaacactactatcagtgtccgtcttcctcttgaagatccatttatttaacatggctttgctgatcatcgagcaagtcaatcaaagtccatactttgttgtcatacatggatcatatctcagattttatggcctcaagccatctcgcggaatctgggctcatcatcgcttcctcatagttcgtaggttcatcatggtctagtaacatgacttccagaacatgattactacaccactctggtgcagatcttactctggaagacctacgaggttctgtagtaacttgatctgaagttttatgatcaatatcattagcttcctcactaattggtgtatttgtcacaggaactgatttctgtgatgaactactttccaataagggagcaggtacagttacctcatcaagttctactttcctcccactcacttctttcgagagaaactccttctccagaaaggatccatttttagcaacgaatatcttgcctccggatctgtgatagaaggtgtacccaacaatttcctttgggtattctatgaagacgcacttctccgatttgggttcgagcttatcaggatgaaacttttccacataagcatcgcagccccaaactttaagaaacgacaacttgggtttcttgctaaaccacagttcatatagtgtcgtctcaacggatttagatggtgcccttttaacgtgaatgcagctgtctctaatgcataaccccaaaacgacaatggtaaatcaataagagacatcatagatcgcaccatatccaataaagcgcggttacgacgttcggacacaccataacattgtggtgttccaggtggcgtgagctatgaaactattccacattgttttaattgaagaccaaactcgtaactcaaatattcgtctccgtgatcagatcgcagaaactttatttttcttgttacgatgatttttccacttcactctgaaattctttgaacctttcaattatttcagacttatgtttcatcaagtagatatccccatatctgctcaaatcatcttgtgaaggtcagaaaataatgatacctgctgtaagcctttcatcggaccacatacatcggtatgtatgatttccaacaaatctgttgcttgcttcattgttccggagaacggcgttttagtcatcttgcccataaggcatggttcgcaagcatcaagtgattcataatcaagtgattccaaaatcccatcagcatggagtttcttcatgcgctttacaccaatatgacctaaacggcagtgccataaataagttgcactatcattattaactttacatcttttggtttcaatattatgaatatgtgtatcactaagatcgagatccaatgaactattttcattgggtgtgtaaccatataaagttttattcatgtaaacagaacaacaatttattcttttacttaaatgaataaccgtattacaataaacatgatcaaatcatattcatgctcaacgcaaacaccaaataacacttatttagtttcaacactaatcccgaaattatagggagtgtgcgatgatgatcatatcaatcttggaaccacttccaacacacatcgtcacttcacccttaactagtctctgtttattctgcaactcccgtttcgagttactaatcttagcaactgaactagtatcaaatacttagggtttgctataaacactagtaaagtacacatcaataacatgtatatcaaatatacttatgttcactttgccatccttcttatccgccaatcacttggggtgattccgtttccggtgaccagtccctttgcagtagaagcacttagtctcaggcttaggaccagacttgggcttcttcacttgagcagcaacttgcttgccgttcttcttgaagttccccttcttccctttgcccttttcttgaaactagtggtcttatcaaccatcaacacttgatgtttttcttgatttctaccttcattgatttcatcatcacgaagagcttgggagttgtttccgttatcccttgcatattatagttcatcacgaagttctactaacttggtgatggtgactagagaattctgtcaatcact encodes the following:
- the LOC123106235 gene encoding serine protease HTRA3-like — encoded protein: MCVSTVLESHTDGEPLRRCSGFWVDWDEEKKTGLVLTTAWLIRTKDSPDSGWSGGEEYAPHADVTVHLLNGTCAKGDLVYYQPHYDIAFLNVEVDQPIKLPSFREEDVKFAEGIFRLGRDNSLNLRITYARAEYQNPNMYQRYHNVHFRSPDGHGDDNGYDNGGLVIDLKEKVVGMVNLPKRFGSFIPSSILLNCLDSWKKYRFIARPHLGMMFEAIKHLEPAHVDMLWRMYNIDHGLIVQEVSKGSNAEILGIQKGDVIESINGKPVSTTIELENMLMSTCKGLAEVHISVGVFHTLKEERSTVQLSAKLSKLGEVITS